A window from Vulcanimicrobium alpinum encodes these proteins:
- the dnaA gene encoding chromosomal replication initiator protein DnaA, whose amino-acid sequence MNQTSTVAPEGLWTAALERLEPRYNKPVFEMWLKPMRLVALTPSEIVLAVQTTFARDWVENRLKSDITAVLHELLGGEIALRVVVDPGGEPNIAAAAAPAAAKPAPAEDLRVGHLNARYTFDDFVIGNSNRFAHAAAQAVADAPAMAYNPLFLYGGVGLGKTHLMHAIGHRVLERNPNANIVYVSSEKFTNEFIIAIKNNQTVEFRNRYRHVDVLLIDDIQFLEGKEQTQEEFFHTFNSLHEAQKQLVISSDRPPKEIQTLENRLRSRFEWGLLTDIQPPDFETREAILRKKAETEKVPVPDEVLAFIAKVIPSNIRELEGSLIRVVAFASLTKSPITVDLAGEVLKNAVAQAPMHRVTIPLIKERVAKNYAISIKEMEAQRRDQRVTLPRQIAMYIAWQLTGASLPQIAREFGKKDHTTAMYARDKIADMMEADEAFRNKVRSLVAQIQSE is encoded by the coding sequence ATGAACCAAACCAGCACGGTCGCCCCCGAAGGTCTCTGGACCGCGGCGCTCGAGCGGCTCGAACCGCGCTACAACAAGCCGGTGTTCGAAATGTGGTTGAAGCCGATGCGCCTGGTCGCACTGACCCCTTCGGAGATCGTGCTGGCGGTTCAGACGACGTTCGCCCGCGATTGGGTCGAGAACCGGCTCAAGTCCGACATCACCGCCGTCCTGCACGAGCTGCTCGGCGGCGAGATCGCGCTGCGCGTCGTCGTCGATCCCGGCGGCGAGCCGAACATCGCGGCCGCCGCGGCGCCGGCGGCGGCCAAGCCGGCGCCGGCCGAGGATCTGCGGGTCGGCCACCTCAACGCGCGCTATACCTTCGACGACTTCGTCATCGGAAACTCGAACCGGTTCGCGCACGCCGCGGCCCAAGCGGTCGCCGACGCGCCCGCGATGGCGTACAACCCGCTCTTCCTGTACGGCGGCGTCGGGCTGGGAAAGACGCATCTGATGCATGCGATCGGGCACCGCGTCCTCGAACGCAATCCCAACGCGAACATCGTCTACGTCTCCAGCGAAAAGTTCACCAACGAATTCATCATCGCGATCAAGAACAATCAAACGGTCGAGTTCCGCAACCGGTACCGCCACGTCGACGTGCTGCTGATCGACGACATCCAGTTCCTCGAAGGCAAAGAGCAGACCCAAGAGGAGTTCTTTCACACGTTCAACTCGCTGCACGAAGCGCAGAAGCAGCTGGTGATCTCGAGCGATCGTCCGCCCAAAGAGATCCAGACGCTGGAGAACCGCCTGCGCTCGCGGTTCGAGTGGGGACTGCTCACCGATATCCAGCCGCCCGATTTCGAGACGCGCGAGGCGATTCTGCGCAAGAAGGCCGAAACCGAGAAGGTCCCGGTGCCCGACGAGGTGCTCGCCTTCATCGCCAAGGTGATCCCGTCGAACATCCGGGAACTCGAGGGCTCGCTGATCCGCGTCGTCGCGTTCGCATCGCTCACGAAGTCGCCGATCACGGTCGATCTCGCCGGCGAAGTCCTCAAGAACGCCGTCGCGCAGGCCCCGATGCACCGGGTGACGATTCCGCTCATCAAGGAGCGCGTCGCGAAGAACTACGCGATCTCGATCAAGGAGATGGAGGCGCAGCGGCGCGATCAGCGCGTGACGCTGCCGCGCCAGATCGCGATGTACATCGCCTGGCAGCTCACCGGCGCATCGCTGCCGCAGATCGCGCGCGAGTTCGGCAAGAAGGATCACACCACCGCGATGTACGCGCGCGACAAGATCGCCGACATGATGGAAGCCGACGAAGCGTTCCGCAACAAAGTGCGTTCGCTCGTCGCGCAGATTCAAAGCGAGTAG
- the dnaN gene encoding DNA polymerase III subunit beta: MKFTCSTKDIASAVGAASKVVNAHTTVPILSNVLLSADEGNIRVRATDLELTLEQSFPAEIAEAGAVTVPARLFSGYLGNLPAGLLELTGSPSRASVKAERSNYDFHALPADEYPPLPTAQKGQSFAIPAKRFREGVAATIFAASNEEARGAVLMGTLLELDGDTITMVATDGYRLARWTSTLERGIEGTAKFIVPSRALNEAARNLGTAELVEVTALGAQANQLQFTAGTTSIVVRLVDGQYPNYGQVIPAKFDRRVVVNTQGLIGGLRRAELVAGDRASMVKLEVANQTLMITAKSDVTGNAYEELEVEQTGEDLAIAFNARYLVEILNHVDSPQTVLEFLGPLSPAAIRPLETGDGGEQLYVLMPLRQ; encoded by the coding sequence GTGAAGTTCACGTGTAGCACGAAAGACATCGCGTCGGCGGTCGGCGCGGCCAGCAAGGTCGTCAACGCCCACACGACGGTGCCGATTCTCTCCAACGTGCTGCTCAGCGCAGACGAGGGGAACATTCGCGTGCGCGCCACCGATCTTGAGCTCACGCTCGAGCAGTCATTCCCGGCCGAGATCGCCGAGGCCGGTGCGGTCACCGTGCCGGCGCGGCTCTTCAGCGGCTATCTCGGCAATCTGCCGGCTGGGCTGCTCGAACTCACCGGCTCGCCGTCGCGGGCATCGGTGAAAGCCGAGCGGTCGAACTACGATTTTCACGCGCTCCCCGCCGACGAGTATCCGCCGCTCCCGACCGCGCAGAAGGGGCAGTCGTTCGCAATCCCGGCGAAGCGCTTCCGTGAAGGCGTCGCCGCGACGATCTTCGCCGCGTCGAACGAAGAGGCGCGGGGCGCCGTCCTGATGGGGACGCTGCTGGAACTCGACGGCGACACGATCACGATGGTCGCGACCGACGGCTACCGGCTCGCCCGCTGGACCTCGACGCTCGAACGCGGAATCGAGGGGACCGCGAAGTTCATCGTGCCGTCCCGCGCGCTCAACGAGGCTGCGCGCAATCTCGGAACCGCCGAACTCGTCGAGGTCACCGCGCTCGGCGCGCAGGCGAACCAGCTCCAGTTCACCGCCGGAACGACGTCGATCGTGGTGCGGCTCGTCGACGGACAGTATCCGAACTACGGACAGGTGATCCCGGCGAAGTTCGACCGCCGCGTCGTCGTCAACACGCAAGGGCTGATTGGGGGCCTGCGCCGCGCTGAACTCGTCGCCGGCGACCGCGCGTCGATGGTCAAGCTCGAGGTCGCCAACCAGACGCTGATGATCACAGCGAAGTCGGACGTCACCGGCAACGCGTACGAAGAGCTCGAAGTCGAGCAGACCGGCGAAGATCTCGCGATCGCGTTCAACGCACGGTATCTGGTCGAGATCCTCAACCACGTCGACTCGCCGCAAACGGTGCTCGAGTTTCTCGGTCCGCTCTCGCCGGCCGCGATTCGGCCGCTCGAGACCGGTGACGGCGGCGAGCAGCTCTACGTGCTGATGCCGTTGCGGCAGTAG
- the recF gene encoding DNA replication/repair protein RecF (All proteins in this family for which functions are known are DNA-binding proteins that assist the filamentation of RecA onto DNA for the initiation of recombination or recombinational repair.) translates to MRLERVRLADFRNYVTLDVAPEPGLNVFVGPNAQGKSNLLEALAMLATGKSFRAHRESELIRADCERAEIAGDARISAGAIRLRCSIARTPAGMRKAFEVNGGAVGFARFLGRTRVVTFVPADLQLVSGGPALRRTLLNGALAQLSPTYYRDLALYQKIVQQKSALLHGAIAPDRDLLLAYNDELVRPAAALIAARRAFVDEIAAATVEIYARWRGADERLGVTYAPNPDGDVGEALAAAVESELRRRTTLVGPHRDDIRLLVDGKALSAFGSQGQQRTAVLALKVAEYEVMRTRTGDAPILLLDDVLSELDAERASGFLGAVGGYEQAFLTATDLPQAIGPAAVWAIRAAAVTRC, encoded by the coding sequence TTGCGTCTCGAACGCGTTCGGCTCGCGGACTTTCGCAACTACGTCACCCTCGACGTCGCTCCGGAACCGGGATTGAACGTCTTCGTCGGCCCCAACGCGCAGGGAAAATCGAATCTGCTCGAAGCGCTCGCGATGCTGGCGACCGGCAAATCGTTTCGTGCGCATCGTGAGAGCGAACTGATCCGTGCGGACTGCGAGCGCGCAGAGATCGCCGGCGACGCGCGGATCAGCGCCGGCGCGATCCGGCTGCGCTGCAGCATCGCGCGCACGCCGGCCGGGATGCGCAAGGCGTTCGAGGTGAACGGAGGCGCGGTCGGGTTCGCGCGCTTTCTCGGGCGCACGCGCGTCGTCACCTTCGTGCCGGCGGACCTGCAGCTCGTCTCCGGCGGCCCGGCGCTGCGGCGCACGCTCCTCAACGGCGCGCTCGCCCAGCTCTCGCCGACGTATTATCGCGACCTCGCACTCTATCAGAAGATCGTGCAGCAGAAATCGGCGCTGCTGCACGGCGCGATCGCGCCCGATCGCGATCTGCTGCTGGCCTACAACGACGAGCTCGTGCGGCCCGCAGCCGCGCTGATCGCCGCCCGGCGCGCGTTCGTCGACGAGATCGCGGCGGCGACGGTCGAGATCTACGCGCGCTGGCGCGGCGCGGACGAGCGGCTCGGCGTCACCTACGCCCCGAATCCCGACGGCGACGTCGGCGAGGCGCTGGCGGCCGCCGTCGAGAGCGAATTGCGGCGGCGCACGACGCTGGTGGGGCCGCATCGCGACGATATCCGGCTGCTCGTCGATGGGAAAGCCCTGTCGGCGTTCGGTTCGCAGGGACAGCAGCGCACGGCGGTGCTCGCGCTCAAGGTCGCCGAATACGAGGTGATGCGCACGCGCACCGGCGACGCCCCGATCCTGCTGCTCGACGACGTGCTCAGCGAACTCGACGCCGAGCGCGCCAGCGGGTTCCTCGGCGCGGTCGGCGGCTACGAGCAGGCGTTCCTGACGGCGACGGACCTGCCGCAGGCGATCGGTCCGGCCGCGGTGTGGGCGATCCGCGCCGCCGCGGTGACGCGATGCTGA
- a CDS encoding DUF721 domain-containing protein has product MLKLGTVLDGWRPKPAPGSDPLVAARAVWADLVGADVARAAQPVAIERDALVVLTASSAWSHQLAFLEPEIVSGLRALPETRTIVRLRFRVGKLRRPGAGGGAGGPRRGATAVPAEPPAKTLDDALARLRRSVERGRAAHRARGGRFCALCKAPIDGGAMCTPCRDDDERRRRFACERLLFEAPWLGPEAVLALVEGLSPEQYDAIRRRLLRSWWDELWRANKLHKLRQPVDRARLRKLASSFVLLETKIDPNRLEMDSAVRKNALGDLYDFIREIERRPDERGGAAERAVR; this is encoded by the coding sequence ATGCTGAAGCTCGGGACGGTCCTCGACGGCTGGCGCCCGAAGCCGGCTCCGGGCTCCGACCCGCTGGTCGCCGCGCGGGCGGTCTGGGCGGACCTCGTCGGCGCCGACGTCGCGCGCGCGGCGCAGCCGGTCGCGATCGAACGCGACGCGCTGGTCGTGCTCACCGCGTCCTCGGCGTGGTCGCACCAGCTCGCCTTCCTCGAACCGGAGATCGTCAGCGGCCTGCGCGCGCTCCCCGAGACGCGCACGATCGTCCGCCTGCGGTTCCGCGTCGGCAAGCTGCGCCGCCCCGGCGCGGGCGGCGGTGCGGGCGGCCCGCGCCGCGGCGCGACGGCGGTCCCGGCCGAGCCGCCGGCCAAGACGCTCGACGACGCACTGGCGCGTCTGCGGCGTTCCGTCGAGCGGGGGCGTGCGGCGCACCGCGCGCGCGGCGGACGCTTCTGCGCGCTCTGCAAGGCGCCGATCGACGGCGGGGCGATGTGCACGCCGTGCCGCGACGACGACGAGCGGCGGCGCCGATTCGCCTGCGAGCGGCTCCTCTTCGAGGCGCCCTGGCTCGGCCCGGAGGCGGTGCTGGCGTTGGTCGAGGGATTGAGCCCGGAGCAGTACGACGCGATCCGCCGGCGGCTGCTGCGATCGTGGTGGGACGAGCTGTGGCGCGCGAACAAGCTCCACAAGCTGCGCCAGCCGGTCGACCGCGCACGGCTGCGCAAGCTCGCCAGCTCGTTCGTCCTGCTCGAGACGAAGATCGATCCGAACCGGCTCGAGATGGACTCGGCGGTGCGGAAGAACGCACTGGGCGACCTCTACGACTTCATCCGCGAGATCGAGCGGCGACCGGACGAACGCGGCGGTGCGGCGGAGCGTGCGGTCAGGTAA